The sequence CCGCGTCGTTGCCGATGACCTGCTTGTGGACCTGATTGACCGCTTCTGCGATCACGGGGTTGATCTTGCCGGGCATGATCGAGGAGCCGGGCTGATTCTCGGGTTGCTCGAGTTCGCCGAGACCATTACGAGGTCCGGAAGCGAGCAGTCTGAGATCGTTTGCGATCTTGTTTAGCGAGCCGGCGACGACGCGGAGCGCACCGTGGGCCTCGGACATGGCGTCGTGGGCGGCCTGGGCCTCGAAGTGGTCGTCGGCCTCGCGGAACTGGACGCCGGTCTCTTTGGTGATGTACTCGGCGGCACGGCCGGGGAACTCGGGGTGGGTGTTCAGGCCGGTCCCAGTTGCGGTGCCGCCAAGAGCGAGTTCGCCGAGGTGCTCGCGAACGTTGTCGACGCGGGCCAGCCCCTTCTCGACCTGTGTCCGGTAGCCGCCGAACTCCTGGCCCAGCGTGACGGGCGTCGCGTCCTGCAGGTGCGTGCGGCCGGTCTTGATGACGTCGTCGAACTCCGCTTCTTTGCGCTCGAGGGCTTCACGGAGCGTATCGAGAGCGGGAATGACGTCTTTCTCGACGGCTTCGAGGGCGGCGACGTGCATCGCGGTCGGAATGACGTCGTTGCTCGACTGGCCGTAGTTGACGTGATCGTTGGGGTGGACGACGCGGTCGCCGACCTCGGCGCCCATGATCTCGGCGGCACGGTTGGCGATGACCTCGTTGGCGTTCATGTTCGAGGAGGTTCCGGACCCGGTCTGGAAGACGTCGACCGGGAAGTGCTCGTCGTGGTCACCGGCGATGACCTCGTCTGCGGCCTCGACGATGGCGTCGGCGACGTCCTCGTCGACGAGTTCGAGGTCGCGGTTGGCCTGTGCGGCCCCCTTCTTGACGACGCCGAGTGCACGGACGAACCGGCGACCGAAGGTGATCCCCGAGATCGGGAAGTTCTGGATGGCGCGCTGGGTCTGTGCGCCCCAGTAGGCGTCTTCGGGCACCTGCATCTCGCCTAAGCTGTCCTCTTCGATTCGGTAGTTGTCGTCTCCCATACCCGGGCGGTCGGGGCCGCCGAGGTAAAATCCACCGAAACGGCCGGGCGTTGCAGGTCGAAAACCCACCGTTAGTCGGGTTACTCGAGCCAAGCGGATTCGAGCCCACGGGAGAAAACCGCGTTCGGATCAGGTGAAGTCGACCTCGAGTCCGAGGTCGTCTGACCCAGCGCGTTCACGGAGTGCCGACTGGAGCCGCTTGCGGCAGGTCGTCTGAACGTCGCGGCCGTTCGCAAGGTCGACGTCGTAGATCGTCGGCGAGTTCCAGAAGAACGTCTGGGAACTGGCGGTATCGACGACGACCGAGCAGATTCCGAGTCGGCGCTGGAAGATCGACCGACGGACGGAGATGGTCTGGATGCGGTAGTAGGGAATCACGGTCGTCCGGCGCCGCCAGAAGCCACGCCTGACGACGAGGTGGTCCTCACCGACGTAGTACTGGAGGTGGGTGTACCGGAGGTGAGCCGCAACCGGGACGGCGGCGAAGACGACGGCCGCGAGGTACCAGCGCTCGAGAACGGTCACCTGCGTGATGCCGAACGCGATGGCCACGACGACAGCGGCGACGAGCGAGTACCGCACGAGGTATCGTCGGCGGGCGATCGTCGGCGGTCGCTCGAATTTCGGCGTTTCGACGCCGGTGAGGTTCTCGGTGAAGTCGTAGACGCGGTCACGTCGAGCGAGGGGGACCGCAGACTGGCTCCCGCCGTTGCTTTCGGGTCCGTACCCTGCGGTCTCGACCCAGAGACCGGCGTAGTCGATCAGTCGCTGGGCGGGGTTGTCGGTCACGGTCACCGACTGGACCTTCTCGGAAGGAATCGAGCCGCTGTAGCGCTGGAGGAGGCCGCGTTCGTAGACGAAGTCGTCTTCGACCCTGCCCAGGCGGAACCCGTAGTAGGTCGCGAACGTGTAAGCGACGCTGAGCAGGTAGGTGATCACGACCGCGTTCACGAGCGACACGACGGTGAGAACCCCGATGTCCTGTGGCGAGCCAGTCGCGAGGTCCTCGGGACCACCGACCGGCTGTGCAATGGCGATCAGCAGGTCGACGATGGTGTCGGTCATCAGGAAGAAAACGAACATGACGGCGGCGGCGGCGGCCGGCCGAAGCGTCGTGAACGAATACAGGAGGAGTTCCTTCGAAGAAAGGTCGAACAGCGATCGTCGTTGCGGCTGGACAAATTCGTCCGCGAACTCGTCGTCTGTGTAGTCGGGAACGGATTCACCCGCACCGGGACCAGGACCGAATCGTGGTCGCTCTCCTCTCGAATCCTCTGCCTCGAGCCCCTGCTCCTCGGCTGGCTCCGATTCCGGCCCTGTCGATACGGGTTCGGCCGCAGGGTCCGGTTCGCGGTCGTCGGTGGGTGATGGCCCCGGCTCGTCGGGCTCAACGCCCGGGTCGTGATCGGACGCGGGTTCCGGGCCGACGACGTCATCACGGATGGCTCGTTCGTCCGCGACGGTTCCAGCGGTGTCGGCGGTATCGCTGGTGTCGGCGGTGTCGGTGGTGTCAGATACGTCGGAACCCTCTGCGGGCTGCCGTCGCCGTCTGCGGCGACGACCTTTCGCCATGGCAGTCCGACGCCGGATTTCGTTCTGGAGGCGGGTTGCCTCCTCCTCGCTAACGTACGGGAGGGCTGCCTCGGTGTCGCCGCCGCCTGCAGTTTCGATCGAGACCGTCGCGAGCCCGACGAGACGCTGGAAGACGCCCTGTCGGATGTCGACGTTCTGGATGCGGCCGTACGGAATCTCGCGAGAACGCCGGGCGATCACGCCGGAGGCCACGTCGAACGTATCGTCGGTGATCCGGTAGCCGAAGCGATAGTAGTAGCCGACGCCGTAGCTCGCGCCAGCGACGAATCCGAGGACGGCCGCCACCGGCATCCAGAACGGACGCACCGTACCGAGGGCACCGCCGACGAAAACCAGCAGGAACATCGGAATCCACAGCCAGAGAAAGCCGTACTGGAGGGCGAAGAGCACGGCCGAGATCGGGTGGAGTCGATTCATATGAGTATCAGACCGCGTCGTCGGCCTCGCTCTCGACGGCGAGTTCTCGCAGGGCGTCCTGGAGCTCTCGAGCCCGCTCGGGCGGCAGCCCCGGAATCCGGACGTCGGCGTTGCGCGAGCCCGCCGTGTAAACCACCACGCTCGAGAGGCCGAGTGCTCGTTCGATCGGCCCGAACTGCGTGTCGACGTGCTGGACGCGGACGAACGGGACTGCGGTCTCGACGAACGTGATTACGCCGCGTTCTAGGTAGAGGGCGTCGCCCTGCAGTTCGAACCGCCAGATCTGGTAGAGGCGCACCGAGTAGGCGATACCGAGTATCGCGACGACGGCGACGACGCCGCCGTGGAGCGCCGTCGGGATCTCCCAGATCCAGTTATCGATGCCAAAGAGAATGGCACCGATGACCGCCGCCGCGATCACCCCCTGGCCGATCCAGAGGAGTCGGACCCGCGGGTGAAGTGATTCCATACGAGAATGCTCCGACCACGGCAGGTTAAAGGTGCGGTTCCCTCCCTCTACGCGCAAATAACGTGCACCGAGACGGTTCGCATCGAATCCGATAGCCGAGCCGTGGTTGCCGGCTCTACTCGAGGTCGTCGTACTCGTCGGGCGTGTACGTCGAAAGCTCGAGGGCGTGGATGTCGGTCGTCATGTGGTCGCCGAGGGCGTCGTAGACCAGCTGGTGTTGCTGGACCAGCGGCAGGCCCTCGAATTCCGGTGAGACGACCGTCGCTGCGAGGTGGTCGTCGTCGTGTTTCCCGCGGGCGCGCGTGACCGTCGCCTCGGCGTCCTCGAGTTCCGATTCGATGAGCGTCGCGACCTCGTCGGGGTTCATATCCCACCGAAAGGAGGCTTGGGCCAAAAGCACCGCGGTATCCGACCCGTCGCGAGTCGGCTCCGGTCTGCCAGTCAAAACGGCACGTCCGGTGGGACGTCGGGTCCCGACCCAGAGCCGGTGTCGGCCAGCCCGTCGAAGCCAGTGGTGACGGTCACGTGGTCGATCTGGTCGATCTCCGCCGGGAGCCGCCGCTGGATCGCCTGCGTCGTCATTGGACTGACACCGCAACCACTGCAGGCCCCGGTGAGGGCGATCGAGACGCGGCGCTCCTCGAGGTCGACCTCGGTGACCGTCGAGTCACCCCCGTGGAGTTCGATCTGGGGGAAGTTCCGCTGGAGGAACAGGCTGACCGCCGAGCGGACGTCGTCCTCGGGATCGGGAGTCGAATCGGAGTCGCTCATACCGGTTCCCAGTCGCTCGAGGAGTATAGCCCTGTCCACAGCGGCGGTCTGGCGTGAAGATTCGATCAGACGGCCCTCACGGCCGCGCTCGATACCGGTGATCGCAAGCGAGCGGCGGGCTTCGGACGGCGACTTTATGCTCGCTCGGAACACGATCCCGGTATGTCACTGGCAGCCGAGACGCGCCGCGCGGTCGAGGTACACCCTTTCCTGCGTCAGGCATTGCGCGCCGGCGTCGTCAACTACACCGCCGCGGCCCGGTTTCTCGAGGTCGACGGCGAGACCGACGCGATCGCGACCGCCCTGCGGCGCTACACCGACGAGTTGCCCGACTACGAGAGTGCGTCCCGTGACGTTCGCGTGCGCATGGAAAGCGGCTACGGTCGACTCGAGGACCCGACTGACGATCACGCGATGGTGACCGTCGGGACGACGGCCTTCGGACCGATCGACGGCGACCTGACGGGGATCGTCGCCACCGGCGAAGTCGACGGCCGCGCGCTCGCGACCGTCCTCGAGCGCCTCTCGATCGACGGGATCGACCCCGAAGCAACGGCAGTCGCCGACGACGCGCTGTTCGTCGTCGTCGACCGACTCGACGGTGCAACCGCTGTCAGAACGATCGAAGGGGCGCTCGAGGGGGTTCCGTCTGCGTCGTCGTAACGGTGGACTGATACAGTTTACTGTAAGTCGTTGCCGACGCAACCGCCCCAGGGTCGCGGTTGCGTCGGTAAACCGTTCCAGTGATCCGTATGACAGCACGATTGGGAACTATAGTAGCCACTGCACGTCAGTGCACACCTGAACGCCAGACTGATCGGCGATCAGTGTGTGAATCGTTGCAGTTGTTACTATAGCGACCTGACTCAAGTTGGGCTCGAGGCCCACTTCCCACCGTTGTCGGAACCGGGCGATTCGCACCTCGAGAGGCGATAGTGGCAGCGTTTAACTACGGGCCGGCGGTAGACACCGGTAATGACCCTATACGTGACGAACACGTTGACGGGGGAAACGGAGCCGTTCGAGCCACAGGATCCCGAGAACGTCTTGCTCTACTACTGTGGCCTGACAGTCTCTGACCCCCCACACCTCGGCCACGCGCGGTCGTGGGTCCACGTCGACGTCATGCACCGCTGGCTCGAGTACCTCGGGTACGACGTCCGTCACGTCGAGAACTTCACCGACGTCAACGAGAAGATCGTCGCCCGCGTAGGCGAAGCCGATCTGGGCGAGGACGAAAGCGAGGTCGCCGAGAGCTACGTCGAGCGCACGCTCGCGGACATGCGGTCGCTCAACCTCCTGCGTGCGGAGGTCTACCCCCGCGTCTCCGAGCACGTCCCGGAGATCATCGACCTGATCGAGACGCTCGTCGAGGAAGGCTACGCCTACGAGTCGAACGGGTCGATTTACTTCGACGTCACCCGCTTCGACGACTACGGCAAACTCTCGAATCAGGAACTCGAGGAGATCGAATCTCAGGGCGACCCCGACGAGCGCTCGGAGAAGCGCCACCCCGCGGACTTCGCGCTCTGGAAGGCCGGCGGCGTCGATCGCGACGCGATCGAGGAACACCGCCACGAGGGTGCAGCACCTGCCCACGAGGCCTGTGAGACCGCCCAGACGTGGGACTCGCCGTGGGGTGAGGGACGTCCGGGCTGGCACATCGAGTGCTCGGCGATGAGTATGACCCACCTCGGGGAGACCCTCGACATCCACGTCGGCGGCCGGGACCTCGTCTTTCCCCACCACGAAAACGAGATCGCCCAGTCCGAGGCCGCGACGGGTCAGGCGTTCGCCCAGTACTGGCTGCACTGTGAACTCTTCCAGATGGACGATGAGAAGATGTCCTCGAGTCTGGGCAACTTCGTCACCGTCGATGAGGCCGTCGACCGGTGGGGGACGAACGTCCTGCGGACGTTCCTCACCGCGGGGTCGTACAACAGCCAGCAACTCTACTCCGACGAGACGATCGCCGAGGCCGAAGAACGGTGGGACCGACTCGAGCGTGCCCACGAGGCGGCCGTCGACGCCGTCGATTCGACCGACGCCCGGACGAAAGTGGTGGACGACGAACTTCGAGAGGCAGTCGAGACCGCGAGCGAGGAATTCGTCGACGCGATGAACGACGACTTCAACACGCGCGAGGCGCAGTCTGCCCTGCTGCAGGTCGCGTCGGCGATCAACGCCCACCTTGACGATCGCGCGGAGTACGACTACCGCGGTCTCCGCGAGGCCGTCGCGACGCTCGAGGAACTGGGTGAGGTTCTCGGGCTGTCGTTCGCGGGCGAGACGACCGGTAGCGCCGAACTCGCGGGCGACGTCGTCGACCTCGTCCTCGAGGTGCGCGAGGCCGAACGGGAGGCAGGCAATTACGAGCGTGCCGACGACCTGCGCGACGAACTCGAGGCTCTCGGCGTCGAGGTACAGGACACCGACGAGGGGCCGACCTACCGGTTGCCCTCGGAGTGACTGCGGTTTCGTAACTCGCAATTTTCGGACAGCGTGGGTATCCGCGCCCGCTCGAGTGCGGTGGGCTGTACTGAAAGAAAGTAATCAAAAATTACAATGTATTCAGTTTGACAGCAGGAAGAG is a genomic window of Natrarchaeobaculum aegyptiacum containing:
- a CDS encoding class II fumarate hydratase; protein product: MGDDNYRIEEDSLGEMQVPEDAYWGAQTQRAIQNFPISGITFGRRFVRALGVVKKGAAQANRDLELVDEDVADAIVEAADEVIAGDHDEHFPVDVFQTGSGTSSNMNANEVIANRAAEIMGAEVGDRVVHPNDHVNYGQSSNDVIPTAMHVAALEAVEKDVIPALDTLREALERKEAEFDDVIKTGRTHLQDATPVTLGQEFGGYRTQVEKGLARVDNVREHLGELALGGTATGTGLNTHPEFPGRAAEYITKETGVQFREADDHFEAQAAHDAMSEAHGALRVVAGSLNKIANDLRLLASGPRNGLGELEQPENQPGSSIMPGKINPVIAEAVNQVHKQVIGNDAAVSAGAAEGQIDLNLYKPVLAHNFLESAELISNSSQVFAERFVDPLEANEEFCEQQVEQSMALATSLNVHIGYDKASEVAKTALKEDKTVREVALEKGYVDEEEADEVLDPRAMTERGILGQDH
- a CDS encoding BolA family protein, whose amino-acid sequence is MNPDEVATLIESELEDAEATVTRARGKHDDDHLAATVVSPEFEGLPLVQQHQLVYDALGDHMTTDIHALELSTYTPDEYDDLE
- a CDS encoding DUF7523 family protein, with the translated sequence MSLAAETRRAVEVHPFLRQALRAGVVNYTAAARFLEVDGETDAIATALRRYTDELPDYESASRDVRVRMESGYGRLEDPTDDHAMVTVGTTAFGPIDGDLTGIVATGEVDGRALATVLERLSIDGIDPEATAVADDALFVVVDRLDGATAVRTIEGALEGVPSASS
- a CDS encoding NifU family protein, whose product is MSDSDSTPDPEDDVRSAVSLFLQRNFPQIELHGGDSTVTEVDLEERRVSIALTGACSGCGVSPMTTQAIQRRLPAEIDQIDHVTVTTGFDGLADTGSGSGPDVPPDVPF
- the cysS gene encoding cysteine--tRNA ligase codes for the protein MTLYVTNTLTGETEPFEPQDPENVLLYYCGLTVSDPPHLGHARSWVHVDVMHRWLEYLGYDVRHVENFTDVNEKIVARVGEADLGEDESEVAESYVERTLADMRSLNLLRAEVYPRVSEHVPEIIDLIETLVEEGYAYESNGSIYFDVTRFDDYGKLSNQELEEIESQGDPDERSEKRHPADFALWKAGGVDRDAIEEHRHEGAAPAHEACETAQTWDSPWGEGRPGWHIECSAMSMTHLGETLDIHVGGRDLVFPHHENEIAQSEAATGQAFAQYWLHCELFQMDDEKMSSSLGNFVTVDEAVDRWGTNVLRTFLTAGSYNSQQLYSDETIAEAEERWDRLERAHEAAVDAVDSTDARTKVVDDELREAVETASEEFVDAMNDDFNTREAQSALLQVASAINAHLDDRAEYDYRGLREAVATLEELGEVLGLSFAGETTGSAELAGDVVDLVLEVREAEREAGNYERADDLRDELEALGVEVQDTDEGPTYRLPSE
- a CDS encoding PH domain-containing protein, whose amino-acid sequence is MESLHPRVRLLWIGQGVIAAAVIGAILFGIDNWIWEIPTALHGGVVAVVAILGIAYSVRLYQIWRFELQGDALYLERGVITFVETAVPFVRVQHVDTQFGPIERALGLSSVVVYTAGSRNADVRIPGLPPERARELQDALRELAVESEADDAV
- a CDS encoding PH domain-containing protein, whose amino-acid sequence is MNRLHPISAVLFALQYGFLWLWIPMFLLVFVGGALGTVRPFWMPVAAVLGFVAGASYGVGYYYRFGYRITDDTFDVASGVIARRSREIPYGRIQNVDIRQGVFQRLVGLATVSIETAGGGDTEAALPYVSEEEATRLQNEIRRRTAMAKGRRRRRRRQPAEGSDVSDTTDTADTSDTADTAGTVADERAIRDDVVGPEPASDHDPGVEPDEPGPSPTDDREPDPAAEPVSTGPESEPAEEQGLEAEDSRGERPRFGPGPGAGESVPDYTDDEFADEFVQPQRRSLFDLSSKELLLYSFTTLRPAAAAAVMFVFFLMTDTIVDLLIAIAQPVGGPEDLATGSPQDIGVLTVVSLVNAVVITYLLSVAYTFATYYGFRLGRVEDDFVYERGLLQRYSGSIPSEKVQSVTVTDNPAQRLIDYAGLWVETAGYGPESNGGSQSAVPLARRDRVYDFTENLTGVETPKFERPPTIARRRYLVRYSLVAAVVVAIAFGITQVTVLERWYLAAVVFAAVPVAAHLRYTHLQYYVGEDHLVVRRGFWRRRTTVIPYYRIQTISVRRSIFQRRLGICSVVVDTASSQTFFWNSPTIYDVDLANGRDVQTTCRKRLQSALRERAGSDDLGLEVDFT